A stretch of the Archangium violaceum genome encodes the following:
- a CDS encoding DoxX family protein, with the protein MPSLDSNLFPLWLVQVLCALFLAITFLQSGLDKVIDWKGNLGWLTGHFAKSPLRGVVPLLLATLTVLELAAGAVSAAGLVFLVLSGATRVAMWGAALSGLSFVALFFGQRMAKDYAGAGGLVPYFLVSLVALLTLRG; encoded by the coding sequence ATGCCGTCGCTCGACTCGAACCTCTTCCCCCTCTGGCTCGTCCAGGTGCTGTGCGCCCTCTTCCTCGCCATCACCTTCCTCCAGTCCGGACTGGACAAGGTCATCGACTGGAAGGGCAACCTGGGGTGGCTTACCGGACACTTCGCCAAGAGCCCCCTGCGCGGAGTGGTGCCGCTGCTGCTGGCGACCCTCACGGTGCTGGAGCTGGCCGCTGGCGCGGTGAGCGCGGCCGGGCTGGTGTTCCTGGTGCTCTCCGGCGCCACGCGGGTGGCCATGTGGGGCGCGGCCCTCTCCGGACTCTCCTTCGTGGCCCTCTTCTTCGGCCAGCGCATGGCCAAGGACTACGCGGGGGCCGGGGGCCTCGTGCCCTATTTCCTCGTGAGTCTGGTGGCCCTCCTCACCCTGCGCGGCTGA
- a CDS encoding AI-2E family transporter — MATEQGARRVLVGLILVSIALLLMVASPFFNAFFLAAVLAGAFQGLQRWLTRRFRGRSGLSAGIICVGTILALLAPLAALTAFIVSQVIEGVNFISTTVQQRGLQGLVAYVPGPLRDQAGRMLERFQSESAGVWQTLQEQLTSRGATAAQTVGGVVVTTGSVIFQVVMMLIALYFLLVDGQRLVAWMESVSPLKRGQTTELLTEFRRVTKSVLVSSVATAGVQAVAALVGYLITRVPVPIFFAAVTFFFALIPAVGAAVVCLAAALLLLATGHPVAALILAIWGVVVVGLADNVVKPILAKRGMHMHGAIVFFALLGGLAVFGAIGLLLGPLIVAFFLAVVRIYERDYGRPSARPGDPGTPPQSKPVLAEPSVPEGEEWEASGFHTERGVDEHH, encoded by the coding sequence ATGGCCACTGAACAAGGAGCCCGGCGTGTCCTCGTGGGGCTCATCCTCGTTTCCATTGCCCTGTTGTTGATGGTCGCCTCCCCGTTCTTCAACGCCTTCTTCCTGGCCGCGGTGCTCGCCGGAGCCTTCCAGGGCCTGCAGCGGTGGTTGACGCGGCGCTTCCGGGGGAGGAGCGGGCTGTCGGCCGGTATCATCTGCGTGGGGACCATCCTGGCCCTGCTCGCGCCCCTGGCCGCCCTCACCGCCTTCATCGTCTCCCAGGTCATCGAGGGGGTGAACTTCATCTCCACCACGGTGCAGCAGCGGGGATTGCAGGGACTGGTGGCCTACGTGCCCGGCCCCCTGCGGGACCAGGCGGGGCGGATGCTCGAGCGCTTCCAGTCCGAGAGCGCCGGGGTGTGGCAGACCCTCCAGGAGCAGTTGACCTCCCGGGGCGCCACGGCGGCCCAGACGGTGGGCGGGGTGGTGGTGACCACGGGCTCGGTGATCTTCCAGGTCGTGATGATGCTCATCGCGCTCTATTTCCTGCTGGTGGATGGGCAGCGGCTCGTCGCGTGGATGGAGAGCGTGTCCCCCCTCAAGCGCGGGCAGACGACGGAGCTGCTGACCGAGTTCCGCCGCGTCACCAAGTCCGTGCTGGTGTCCAGCGTGGCCACCGCGGGCGTGCAGGCCGTGGCGGCCCTGGTGGGCTACCTCATCACCCGCGTGCCGGTCCCCATCTTCTTCGCGGCGGTGACGTTCTTCTTCGCGCTCATCCCCGCCGTGGGCGCCGCCGTGGTGTGTCTGGCCGCCGCCCTGCTGCTGCTCGCCACCGGCCACCCCGTGGCCGCCCTCATCCTGGCCATCTGGGGCGTCGTCGTGGTGGGGCTCGCCGACAACGTCGTCAAGCCCATACTCGCCAAGCGCGGCATGCACATGCACGGCGCCATCGTCTTCTTCGCCCTGCTCGGCGGCCTGGCCGTCTTCGGCGCCATCGGCCTGCTCCTGGGGCCGCTCATCGTGGCCTTCTTCCTCGCCGTGGTGCGCATCTACGAGCGCGACTACGGCCGGCCCTCCGCCCGTCCCGGAGACCCGGGCACCCCGCCGCAGAGCAAGCCCGTTCTAGCTGAGCCCTCCGTGCCCGAGGGCGAGGAGTGGGAGGCCTCGGGGTTCCACACGGAGCGTGGGGTGGACGAGCACCACTGA